One window of the Pedobacter ginsengisoli genome contains the following:
- a CDS encoding Lrp/AsnC family transcriptional regulator codes for MAAELDKTDFKILKLLQENGRITNLLLSQEIGLSPAPTLERVRKLEMSGFIKSYHALVDEEKLGLGIKTFIQVQLDFHKNNTIQIFLDEVNQIKEITECHHVTGQADFLLKVYVNDIKAYERLIMDKISKISVVKTFQTMMIMSTTKKEPIVPLEY; via the coding sequence ATGGCAGCAGAACTAGATAAAACTGATTTTAAAATTCTTAAATTACTACAAGAAAATGGAAGGATAACCAACTTATTGTTATCTCAGGAGATAGGCCTTTCACCAGCGCCAACACTAGAAAGAGTACGTAAATTAGAAATGTCGGGTTTTATCAAAAGCTACCATGCCCTTGTTGACGAAGAGAAGTTAGGTTTAGGCATTAAAACTTTTATTCAGGTTCAACTTGATTTTCATAAAAATAATACCATACAGATCTTTTTGGATGAGGTAAATCAGATTAAAGAAATTACAGAATGTCACCACGTTACTGGACAAGCCGATTTCTTACTTAAGGTTTACGTTAATGACATTAAGGCTTATGAACGTTTAATTATGGATAAGATCAGTAAAATATCTGTAGTTAAAACTTTTCAGACAATGATGATCATGTCTACTACCAAAAAGGAGCCAATCGTTCCTTTGGAATACTAA
- a CDS encoding Nramp family divalent metal transporter, with protein MNKPETTTKNSGSLSEVHQSVDTSKRTGWRRILSFIGPAYLVSVGYMDPGNWATDIAGGSKFGYQLIWILLMSNLIALLLQSLSARLGIVRGLDLAQASRNGYPKWVNIPLFGLAQTAIIACDLAEIIGMAIGLNLLFGLPLIWGISLTIFDTVLLLFLLNKGMRKMEAFIVSMVFIVGVSFLIEMFIVEPSLKEIAKGFEPTMLSGEALYIAIGIIGATVMPHNLYLHSSLVQTRKFERDNKGIKEAIKFNFIDTAIALNLAFFVNAAILILAAAAFYKNGLHEVAEIQDAHKLLQNIFGNVAPALFAIALIAAGQSSTVTGTLAGQIVMEGHLKLRIEPWLRRLITRLLAIIPAFFTILWFGNDALGGLLILSQVVLSLQLGFAVIPLIHFTSDKRTMKGFAIKTWVKILAWGSSIVIVSLNVKLVVEEIKTWGADGGWYVYVIIVPLAILIGLLLLYVFIYPLISKIKREQNVTPHGSALNIDEVEKIHYKRIGITVDFSKNDRNTIRHALIQGGKQANYHLIHVVETAVARYHGDSALDYETQSDTENLEKYRNNLAELGYKATIHIGYGGTVKAIVDITNESNLELLVMGAHGHKGLKDLILGTTVNSVRHKVTIPVLIVR; from the coding sequence ATGAACAAACCTGAGACCACGACAAAGAATTCCGGCTCATTAAGTGAAGTACACCAAAGTGTTGACACCAGCAAAAGAACTGGCTGGCGGCGTATCCTTTCCTTTATAGGGCCAGCCTATCTGGTAAGCGTTGGATATATGGACCCGGGGAATTGGGCAACAGATATTGCTGGAGGTAGTAAATTCGGATATCAGCTTATCTGGATCCTGTTAATGTCGAACCTGATTGCACTACTCCTCCAATCTCTCAGCGCCCGTTTAGGAATAGTTCGAGGATTAGATCTTGCTCAAGCCTCAAGAAATGGCTATCCAAAATGGGTAAATATTCCTCTTTTTGGACTGGCACAAACTGCAATTATTGCTTGTGATCTGGCAGAAATCATAGGTATGGCAATTGGTTTAAACCTATTGTTTGGTTTACCATTAATATGGGGAATTAGCTTAACAATTTTTGACACCGTACTTCTTCTTTTTCTACTCAATAAAGGAATGCGAAAAATGGAGGCCTTTATTGTATCTATGGTATTTATTGTAGGCGTTTCATTTTTAATAGAAATGTTCATCGTAGAGCCTTCATTAAAAGAAATTGCAAAAGGTTTTGAGCCAACTATGCTGTCAGGCGAAGCTCTGTATATTGCAATTGGTATTATTGGTGCAACCGTGATGCCGCATAACTTATATCTACACTCATCACTGGTTCAAACCAGAAAATTTGAAAGAGACAATAAAGGAATCAAAGAAGCTATCAAGTTTAATTTCATTGACACTGCCATAGCTTTAAACCTTGCATTTTTTGTAAATGCTGCCATTTTAATTCTTGCAGCTGCTGCGTTCTATAAAAATGGTTTACATGAGGTTGCGGAAATTCAAGACGCACATAAACTTCTTCAAAATATTTTTGGAAATGTTGCTCCCGCTCTTTTTGCTATCGCGCTTATTGCTGCAGGACAAAGCTCTACTGTAACCGGTACCCTGGCAGGACAAATTGTAATGGAAGGCCACTTAAAGCTTCGTATAGAGCCATGGCTGCGCAGATTAATTACACGCTTACTGGCAATTATACCAGCTTTTTTTACTATATTATGGTTTGGCAATGATGCTTTAGGTGGTTTATTGATTTTAAGTCAAGTAGTATTAAGTCTTCAACTCGGCTTTGCAGTAATCCCACTAATCCACTTCACATCAGACAAGCGCACGATGAAAGGATTCGCCATCAAAACATGGGTAAAAATTCTAGCCTGGGGAAGCTCCATCGTTATTGTTTCCTTAAATGTTAAACTCGTTGTAGAAGAGATTAAAACCTGGGGTGCTGATGGTGGTTGGTACGTTTATGTTATAATAGTTCCACTAGCTATACTTATTGGATTGCTTTTATTATATGTTTTTATATATCCTTTGATCAGCAAAATTAAGCGCGAGCAAAATGTAACCCCACACGGCAGTGCTCTTAATATAGATGAGGTTGAGAAAATACACTACAAAAGAATCGGTATTACTGTCGACTTTTCTAAAAATGACAGGAACACAATAAGACATGCTTTAATCCAAGGTGGTAAACAGGCTAACTACCATCTAATTCACGTAGTTGAAACTGCTGTAGCTCGTTACCATGGAGATTCGGCCTTAGATTATGAGACGCAAAGTGACACTGAAAACCTGGAAAAATACCGAAACAATTTGGCCGAACTTGGCTACAAAGCAACTATACATATAGGTTATGGAGGTACTGTAAAAGCAATAGTAGATATTACAAATGAAAGTAATCTTGAACTGCTTGTTATGGGGGCTCATGGGCACAAAGGGTTAAAAGACCTAATACTTGGAACTACCGTGAATTCTGTACGTCATAAAGTAACCATCCCCGTGCTTATTGTAAGATAA
- the ung gene encoding uracil-DNA glycosylase, with protein MSITLEKSWLKELDAEFEKSYMKDLKTFLQQEKQKGITVYPKGSEVFNALDHTPFDKVKVVILGQDPYHGQGQAHGLSFSVQKGVTVPPSLKNIYKELVTDIEGFSTPSHGNLTKWADEGVLLLNATLTVRAHEAGSHQGKGWEIFTDKIINQLSEHRKGLVFLLWGRYAQNKSTLIDQTKHTILTAAHPSPFSAYNGFFGCRHFSKANAILEKQGLSAINWQII; from the coding sequence ATGTCGATTACTTTAGAGAAGAGCTGGCTTAAAGAACTAGATGCCGAATTTGAAAAGAGCTATATGAAAGATCTAAAAACTTTCTTACAGCAGGAAAAGCAAAAAGGCATCACAGTATACCCTAAGGGATCAGAGGTTTTTAATGCATTAGATCATACCCCATTTGATAAAGTTAAGGTAGTGATTTTAGGGCAAGACCCTTATCATGGACAAGGACAGGCTCATGGTTTATCTTTTTCAGTTCAAAAAGGTGTTACAGTTCCTCCTTCTTTAAAGAACATATATAAAGAACTTGTTACTGATATTGAGGGATTTTCGACTCCTTCCCATGGCAATTTAACCAAATGGGCTGATGAAGGAGTTTTGTTGCTTAATGCTACTTTAACGGTCAGAGCCCACGAAGCAGGATCTCATCAGGGTAAGGGTTGGGAAATATTTACCGACAAAATAATAAATCAACTATCTGAACATAGAAAGGGCCTAGTTTTCCTTTTATGGGGTAGATATGCCCAAAATAAATCGACATTAATTGATCAGACCAAACACACTATTTTGACGGCAGCCCATCCATCTCCTTTCTCGGCCTATAATGGATTTTTTGGGTGCAGGCATTTTTCTAAGGCCAATGCTATTTTAGAAAAACAAGGTCTTAGTGCAATTAACTGGCAAATTATCTAA
- a CDS encoding metal-dependent transcriptional regulator translates to MQSLTEENYLKIIYHLSLNTEGAIQTNAIADRIQTKAASVTDMIKKLADKQLVDYKKYQGVKLTESGKTVAINIVRRHRLWEVFLVEKLSFKWDEVHDIAEELEHIKSSELIERLDEFLAFPRNDPHGDPIPDKNGNFENTIFIKLSKLKAGDKGLIMGVSEHSSLFLQHLEKLGLTLGKQIKITEITDFDGSVELSIENKQINVSREVAKHILIKL, encoded by the coding sequence ATGCAATCGTTAACAGAGGAAAACTATCTTAAAATCATTTACCACCTTTCGCTTAATACTGAAGGTGCAATACAAACAAATGCCATAGCAGACAGAATACAGACCAAGGCTGCTTCAGTTACTGATATGATAAAGAAATTAGCTGACAAGCAATTAGTTGATTACAAAAAATATCAGGGAGTAAAACTTACAGAATCAGGAAAAACGGTTGCCATTAACATTGTAAGAAGACATAGGCTTTGGGAGGTATTTCTTGTTGAGAAGCTAAGTTTTAAGTGGGATGAGGTGCATGATATAGCAGAAGAACTTGAGCACATTAAATCTTCAGAGCTCATTGAACGATTAGATGAATTTCTGGCCTTTCCAAGAAACGATCCTCACGGCGATCCTATTCCCGATAAGAACGGGAATTTCGAAAACACAATTTTTATTAAACTAAGTAAGCTTAAAGCCGGAGATAAAGGACTAATTATGGGTGTTAGCGAGCACTCTTCTCTCTTTTTACAACATCTGGAAAAATTAGGTTTAACGCTAGGCAAACAAATAAAGATCACAGAAATCACGGATTTCGATGGCTCTGTAGAATTAAGTATCGAAAACAAACAAATTAACGTAAGCCGGGAAGTGGCAAAACACATCCTTATTAAATTGTAA
- a CDS encoding thioredoxin family protein — METTAPHINKQVEDSSTGEIILLNTCTRDAITTFPSMRKMYDNGYSKYIPESGALNEIELLLKGKTITIVLGTWCGDSREQLPHFLKTTDASSLDKKDITFICVDRTKKAENGSLENLNIDRVPTFIIYDDEKELGRIIEKPIISIEEDLALILSKN; from the coding sequence ATGGAAACCACAGCGCCGCATATTAATAAGCAAGTAGAAGATTCCTCAACTGGCGAAATCATTCTATTAAATACCTGTACCCGTGATGCTATAACAACATTTCCATCTATGAGGAAAATGTATGACAATGGGTACTCAAAATATATTCCTGAATCTGGTGCTTTAAACGAAATAGAGCTTTTATTAAAAGGCAAAACTATTACCATTGTTTTAGGAACATGGTGCGGTGATAGCCGTGAACAATTACCCCATTTTCTAAAAACGACAGATGCATCGTCGCTTGATAAAAAAGACATAACTTTTATCTGTGTAGATAGAACAAAAAAAGCGGAAAATGGGTCATTAGAGAACTTAAATATAGATCGTGTACCAACCTTTATTATTTATGACGATGAAAAAGAGCTCGGTCGGATTATTGAAAAACCAATTATAAGTATTGAAGAAGATTTGGCACTTATATTATCAAAAAACTAA